One genomic region from SAR324 cluster bacterium encodes:
- a CDS encoding VacJ family lipoprotein, whose protein sequence is MAPDAVEAEDSMDDMGGFDEFDDEFGSEAKPEVFDPLSGYNRVMTGFNDWFYTWVLDPVARGYRWVMPEFARRGIVHFFHNILFPLRFVNNALQLKFQNAGEEFARFGLNSTIGILGFWDPAQEWFGLEPHEEDFGQTLGYYGVGGGFHIVLPFLGPSNLRDSLSLFPDFYLDPVSYAESPYDNVENYPYQLGIRSFDIVNETSLHIGEYENLKKDAIELYPFLREVYEQNRAKKIEE, encoded by the coding sequence ATGGCACCCGATGCCGTTGAGGCGGAGGACAGCATGGATGATATGGGTGGTTTTGATGAGTTTGACGATGAATTCGGTTCAGAAGCAAAACCTGAAGTTTTTGATCCTTTGAGTGGCTACAATCGTGTCATGACAGGCTTCAATGACTGGTTTTACACCTGGGTGCTGGACCCTGTAGCGAGGGGCTACCGCTGGGTGATGCCGGAATTTGCCAGACGGGGGATTGTTCATTTTTTCCATAACATTCTGTTTCCTCTCCGCTTTGTCAACAATGCCCTGCAACTCAAATTTCAAAATGCCGGTGAAGAATTCGCCAGGTTTGGACTCAATTCCACCATCGGGATTCTGGGATTTTGGGATCCTGCGCAGGAATGGTTCGGACTGGAACCGCATGAAGAGGATTTTGGACAGACTCTCGGATATTATGGAGTGGGAGGCGGTTTTCATATTGTGCTTCCGTTCCTGGGGCCTTCCAACCTCCGGGACAGTCTGAGCCTGTTTCCGGACTTTTATCTGGATCCGGTCAGTTATGCTGAAAGTCCCTATGATAATGTGGAGAACTACCCCTATCAACTGGGAATTCGATCGTTTGATATTGTCAATGAAACCTCTTTGCACATAGGGGAGTATGAAAATCTGAAAAAAGACGCCATTGAGTTGTATCCCTTCCTGAGAGAAGTTTATGAACAAAATCGTGCTAAAAAAATTGAGGAGTGA